The following proteins are co-located in the Manihot esculenta cultivar AM560-2 chromosome 7, M.esculenta_v8, whole genome shotgun sequence genome:
- the LOC110619562 gene encoding probable LRR receptor-like serine/threonine-protein kinase At3g47570 yields RFPGCYNYLGSWGAKDLNFLLSLMNSTNLWIVEIDRNRFGGVLPESISNFSINLSKFSIDENGISGRIPSGIVNLVNLEKLSMTNNQLSGNIPNDIGKLQNLKVLILDGNRLSGIIPSSLGNLTLLFELRLYNNQLEGNLPQSLGGCQNLMLLDVAKNNLSGKIPAQVIGLSSLSIFADFSANYFTGVIPKEIGNLKDVGELGISDNMLSGRIPDSLGSCIKLEVLALQGNFFHGSIPSSLGSLRGLQELDLSRNNLSGKIPEFFQSFVLLQTLNLSDNNFEGAVPVEGIFRNASAILLKGNAKLCGGISEFRLPKCNIKNHKKRMSLLLKIVISAVCSLSGLASLFTCALLYWLKNKRKEPALDPYKNLLLNLSYQDLVKATDGFVAANLIGAGSFGRVYKGILAEIGPTVAIKVLNLVDSRASKSFIAECEALKNIRHRNLVKVLTACSGVDYQGNDFKALVYEYMVNGSLEEWLHPIPRTEEGDHGPPKRLNLLQRLNIAIDVASALDYLHHQCQISIIHCDLKPSNVLLDDDMNGHVSDFGLAKILSECTNNYSTSQSSSIGVRGTLGYAPPEYGVGSQVSIYGDVYSYGIMLLEMFTGRRPTDEMFKEDLTLHNFAKAASPDQAAEIVDSFLLEGTIDMDRRMYSTSQRFQDCLFSIIRVGVNCSAEIPQERMKINDVVAELHSIKNKLIGATIR; encoded by the exons cggtttccgggctgttacaattatCTTGGGAGTTGGGGTGCTAAAGACTTGAACTTTCTCTTATCCTTGATGAATTCAACTAATTTATGGATAGTGGAAATCGATAGAAACAGATTTGGAGGAGTTTTACCTGAATCCATCAGCAATTTCTCGATAAATCTTTCAAAATTCTCAATAGATGAAAATGGCATATCAGGAAGAATTCCCTCTGGAATTGTCAATCTTGTCAACTTGGAGAAGCTCTCCATGACAAATAATCAGCTTTCAGGTAATATTCCCAATGACATTGGCAAACTTCAGAACTTGAAGGTTTTGATTTTAGATGGAAACAGACTTTCTGGAATCATTCCATCTTCTCTTGGAAATTTAACTCTGCTGTTTGAATTGCGCTTGTACAACAATCAGCTTGAAGGCAACCTACCCCAAAGTTTAGGTGGATGCCAAAACTTGATGTTGTTAGATGTTGCTAAAAATAATCTAAGTGGTAAAATTCCCGCACAAGTGATTGGTCTCTCATCACTATCGATCTTTGCTGACTTCTCTGCAAATTATTTCACTGGTGTCATTCCTAAAGAAATAGGGAATTTGAAAGATGTAGGCGAGTTGGGTATTTCAGATAACATGTTATCTGGAAGAATTCCTGATAGTCTTGGAAGTTGCATAAAGCTTGAAGTACTTGCTCTGCAGGGGAATTTCTTTCATGGATCCATTCCTTCATCATTGGGTTCATTGAGAGGCCTTCAAGAATTGGATCTTTCTCGTAACAATTTGTCAGGAAAAATTCCAGAATTTTTTCAGAGTTTTGTCTTGCTGCAAACATTAAATTTGTCTGACAACAACTTTGAAGGAGCTGTACCAGTAGAAGGAATCTTCAGGAATGCAAGTGCAATATTACTCAAAGGAAATGCTAAGCTTTGTGGAGGCATATCTGaatttcggctgccaaagtgcAACATCAAAAATCATAAGAAACGAATGAGTCTTCTCTTGAAGATTGTCATCTCTGCAGTCTGTTCACTTTCAGGACTAGCATCTTTATTCACTTGTGCACTTCTTTACTGGCTAAAAAACAAGAGGAAAGAGCCTGCATTGGACCCTTACAAGAATTTGCTTTTGAATCTTTCTTACCAAGATCTTGTAAAGGCTACTGATGGGTTCGTCGCGGCTAATCTTATAGGTGCAGGTAGCTTTGGACGTGTGTATAAAGGAATTCTTGCCGAGATCGGGCCAACAGTTGCTATTAAGGTGCTCAACCTCGTAGATTCTCGAGCTTCGAAAAGCTTCATAGCTGAATGTGAGGCCTTAAAGAATATAAGACATCGGAATCTTGTTAAGGTACTCACTGCATGCTCTGGTGTTGATTACCAAGGTAATGATTTCAAGGCTTTAGTTTATGAGTACATGGTTAATGGGAGCTTGGAGGAATGGTTGCATCCAATTCCTAGAACAGAAGAAGGAGATCATGGGCCACCTAAGAGGTTAAATCTTCTCCAGAGGCTAAATATTGCCATTGATGTGGCTTCAGCTTTAGACTATCTTCATCATCAATGCCAAATATCTATCATTCATTGCGACTTAAAGCCGAGCAATGTTCTTCTTGACGATGACATGAATGGACATGTAAGTGACTTTGGCTTAGCCAAAATTCTTTCAGAATGCACCAACAATTATTCTACCAGTCAGTCAAGCTCAATCGGAGTACGAGGGACTTTAGGGTATGCTCCTCCAG AGTATGGCGTAGGAAGCCAAGTTTCAATATACGGAGATGTGTATAGCTATGGTATCATGTTATTAGAAATGTTCACAGGAAGAAGGCCTACCGATGAAATGTTTAAAGAGGATTTGACTCTTCACAACTTTGCTAAGGCAGCATCTCCTGACCAAGCGGCTGAAATTGTGGATTCTTTTCTTCTTGAGGGAACAATTGACATGGATAGGAGAATGTATTCCACAAGTCAAAGATTTCAGGATTGTTTGTTTTCCATAATTAGGGTTGGGGTGAATTGCTCGGCGGAGATACCACAAGAACGAATGAAAATCAATGATGTGGTAGCTGAATTGCATTCTATTAAAAACAAACTTATCGGAGCTACCATCAGATAg